In Chitinophagaceae bacterium C216, the genomic stretch CCCAATGGACAATAAATCTGCATGGTTATCATTAAGTGCTTTTTCGGCTTTGTCTAAATTATGTAGGCCTCCATTGGCGATTATTGGAATATGCGTGGTACTTCTCATCACCGATGCCAGTGATGTGTTCTCATTATAAAAACTATCCCGTTCCCATTCTCCGGTTTGAACGGCAACGTGTATATAGTCCGGTGCAGATCTTTTAATTTGCTCTGCTAATTCTTTTGCTGCTTCAATTCCTTTTTCCCATCGGTATGTGAGGTCATTTACTTTTCCCTCCGAGATACGGAGCCCTAGGATGAAATGTTTGGGAACTTGCTGTTTTATACCTGATATAATTTCAGCTACAATTCTATAGCGGTTTTCAATGTTTCCACCATAGTGATCTTGTCTTATATTCAGTTCAGGAGTTAGAAATTGATCTAATAAATATCCGTTTGCAGCATGTAACTCTATACCGTCAAATCCGGCCTTATAGGCATTAATTGCTGCTGTAATGAAGCCTTCTTTAACCTGTTCTATATCCTGTAACGTCATGGGTTTGGGTATTGAAAATGCCCCTGATCCTCCATAGGATGCTAACTTGACACCTTTGGGCTGGATGGGCGAGGGAGCAATGGTACTTTTTTGATACTGAGATATTGCTCCTCCATGCATTAGTTGTGCAATAATTAATGCATGATGCTTGTGTACGACATCAGTGATTTTTTTCCATGACTCTATGTGTTTTGTTGTGACCATGCCGGGCTGAAATACATAGCTCTGACTAGCGAAGTTATCTGTGTATAGCCCTTCGGTGATGATGACACTGAAGGCGCCTTTGGCAAATGAAGTGTAGTAGTCCACCATTTCATCAGTGGCGACTCCATC encodes the following:
- a CDS encoding NADH oxidase codes for the protein MINHPIFQPIPLWNRSLKNRTVVAPMSRVSADADGVATDEMVDYYTSFAKGAFSVIITEGLYTDNFASQSYVFQPGMVTTKHIESWKKITDVVHKHHALIIAQLMHGGAISQYQKSTIAPSPIQPKGVKLASYGGSGAFSIPKPMTLQDIEQVKEGFITAAINAYKAGFDGIELHAANGYLLDQFLTPELNIRQDHYGGNIENRYRIVAEIISGIKQQVPKHFILGLRISEGKVNDLTYRWEKGIEAAKELAEQIKRSAPDYIHVAVQTGEWERDSFYNENTSLASVMRSTTHIPIIANGGLHNLDKAEKALNDNHADLLSIGKAALADPHWPIKTMNYQPIIPFHKNMLCPKATISHTRNVLARLCSETT